A window of the Drosophila simulans strain w501 chromosome 2L, Prin_Dsim_3.1, whole genome shotgun sequence genome harbors these coding sequences:
- the LOC6733014 gene encoding uncharacterized protein LOC6733014 has product MSSGSLLDVLCSGSGARLALGASVISYLIVYNEASAPSLLVGVVLATVYGAMAARCKTSLRSLQMPYVRATNKFDFSCLFLAIWLDALATVCACAALARTLSACLDAMTGGLARILILGRNAPANEPWPDVLGVSVVFLVTGMFMLGLEHSRAFSLILTLGMFGLNAILSAVGWWRGDMLAWSADSYFQPDGISSVFLATALLTYSFPGDWPQHLRSGRFTATLITGLVSTSLLLTAICLSTVVHYRSQEDYVAVPLFNILDENGFHKLVPASACMLLLTSSAAFLELFPELYGIVVRLATSEWRILSKQISYESSESGNPVLAVFIAGSMCAMLAFACPLQHLSYTLAAGHMGGVFLRALYLLYIPYRPKYMAPSSESSLSYSRLSTAPIAKSSSYSSAATSSSSRLKRSLWKIGLPKHSNLKKPKTKPRNKQELEKEWLLLGEPTSPCPQREGRDVESTILSDGEPPPSDFEYPDKFDKSDSDTSTDIDAIVDEYREKIKVTTAGPLERSVRVPTVSSWRVTIFAIVVIGLGIALCIAGLMMHWAPAALTGGIGVLIVTIMMGFIPKYTGSVINVSPVICGMSLLMGVILFSGCAIHSWPGLLIWLMAGLILVIRCDKYCCNCFEHTTIMSAQLIPSVSGKSNVGSASGSASNLADPSTSIRIPRPPKGMGVVGLPQRINEHR; this is encoded by the exons CCTGCTGGACGTGCTCTGCAGCGGGAGTGGCGCCCGGTTGGCCCTCGGAGCCTCGGTAATCTCCTATCTGATTGTCTACAACGAGGCCTCCGCTCCCAGCCTGCTGGTTGGCGTTGTCTTGGCCACCGTTTATGGTGCAATGGCAG CCCGATGCAAAACTAGCCTCCGCAGCCTGCAAATGCCGTATGTGCGGGCCACAAATAAATTTGACTTTAGCTGTTTGTTTCTGGCCATCTGGCTAGATGCTCTGGCCACCGTGTGTGCCTGCGCTGCCCTGGCGAGGACGCTCAGTGCCTGCTTGGACGCCATGACCGGGGGTCTGGCCAGGATTCTCATATTGG GCCGCAATGCACCCGCGAATGAGCCGTGGCCGGATGTTCTTGGCGTGTCGGTTGTCTTCCTCGTCACTGGGATGTTCATGCTGGGCCTGGAG CACTCGAGGGCCTTCAGCCTCATCCTGACTCTTGGCATGTTTGGCTTGAACGCCATTTTAAGCGCCGTCGGCTGGTGGCGGGGCGACATGTTGGCCTGGTCTGCGGATAGCTACTTCCAGCCCGATGGCATTAGCAGT GTCTTCCTGGCCACTGCCCTGCTCACCTACTCCTTCCCCGGCGATTGGCCCCAACATCTTCGAAGTGGACGATTCACGGCGACCCTAATTACGGGATTGGTCAGTACTTCGCTGCTGCTGACGGCCATTTGTCTGTCCACGGTGGTGCATTACAG ATCTCAGGAGGACTATGTAGCCGTGCCCTTGTTCAACATTCTAGATGAAAACGGCTTCCATAAGTTGGTTCCTGCCTCGGCTTGCATGTTGCTTTTGACGAGTTCGGCGGCATTTCTGGAGCTCTTTCCGGAACTATATGGTATTGTTGTGCGACTGGCCACCTCGGAGTGGAGAATACTGTCCAAGCAGATCAGCTATGAGAGCTCGGAGAGTGGTAACCCCGTGCTGGCTGTGTTCATCGCCGGCAGCATGTGTGCCATGTTGGCCTTCGCCTGTCCACTGCAGCATCTCAGTTACACATTAGCCGCTGGCCACATGGGTGGGGTGTTCCTGCGGGCCCTTTACCTCCTATATATCCCCTACAGACCCAAGTATATGGCGCCCAGCAGCGAGTCTTCACTGTCGTACAGTCGCCTATCCACAGCACCGATTGCCAAgagcagcagctacagcagTGCCGCAACTTCCAGTTCGAGTCGCTTAAAGAGAAGTCTCTGGAAGATCGGTCTGCCCAAGCACAGTAACCTAAAAAAGCCGAAGACCAAGCCCCGGAACAAACAAGAGCTGGAAAAGGAGTGGCTGCTCCTGGGCGAACCCACCTCGCCGTGTCCGCAACGAGAGGGCAGGGATGTGGAGTCCACCATTCTTTCCGATGGCGAGCCACCG CCATCTGACTTTGAGTACCCAGataaatttgacaaaagtGACTCGGACACCTCCACCGACATTGATGCCATTGTGGATGAGTATCGTGAGAAGATTAAG GTAACCACCGCCGGACCTTTGGAGCGCAGTGTGCGAGTGCCAACGGTGAGTTCCTGGCGCGTGACCATTTTCGCCATTGTGGTGATTGGATTGGGCATTGCCCTATGCATTGCCGGGCTCATGATGCACTGGGCTCCAGCAGCGTTGACCGGAGGAATTGGAGTTCTTATCGTGACCATCATGATGGGTTTTATACCCAAATACACGGGCAGTGTGATCAACGTGAGTCCCGTGATATGTGGAATGTCGCTGCTGATGGGCGTGATCCTGTTCAGTGGTTGTGCTATCCATTCCTGGCCGGGATTGCTTATCTGGCTGATGGCAGGGCTCATTCTGGTGATCAGATGCGATAAATACtgttgcaattgttttgaGCACACCACCATAATGAGTGCCCAGCTGATACCTAGTGTCTCGGGAAAGAGCAATGTGGGGTCCGCGTCGGGATCGGCATCGAATTTAGCAGATCCCTCCACCAGCATCCGGATACCCAGACCGCCCAAGGGAATGGGCGTAGTCGGCTTGCCACAGCGCATCAACGAGCACAGATGA
- the LOC6733028 gene encoding uncharacterized protein LOC6733028 — MELLSSEECLLIAQRTLSVVEEHNVILINSHVDAGSKDLMGYMGEYYKLHLEAEVKGDKKKYFLNYFIKSLPRKNEPQREECERKGVFQKESALYSQLLPKIQKYATKKLYPKCYYSRNDILVLEDLTQDYRHLRANEYYTLDHYKIVLEHLSELHAASIAWEEKENVQIYESYKHVLIELHLDANNSWYITGLKAIVFLAARNPHFQTMKAQLFIQEKLYNLLTKAEELVAPSKTIRNVLCHRDTWDRNILYHFNNKSSELPNACCIVDFQLTQYCSPTLDVLFLLYIVAPAEVRRVIYDECLEHYYKNLQHHLGRLGLDKNLITENNFRKECQRTRLAALVIWALTEPQTKMSPCISNRLRSEEPEKFDYYLNCDRSELLLRVIEIQPGYEETIMTPIRELVDYLMENENLYT, encoded by the exons ATGGAATTACTAAGTTCAGAGGAATGCCTTCTGATAGCTCAGAGAACTCTTTCAGTTGTCGAAGAACACAATGTGATACTTATAAACTCACACGTGGATGCAGGCTCCAAGGATCTCATGGGATATATGGGAGAATActacaaattgcatttggaaGCGGAGGTTAAAGGtgacaagaaaaaatatttccttaactattttattaaaagcCTGCCCCGCAAAAATGAGCCACAAAGAGAGGAATGCGAACGCAAGGGAGTTTTTCAAAAGGAGTCTGCTCTATATAGCCAGTTATTACCTAAGATTCAAAAATATG CCACTAAGAAGCTTTATCCAAAATGTTACTACAGTCGGAATGATATCCTAGTGCTAGAAGATCTTACCCAGGACTACAGACATCTTAGAGCCAATGAATACTATACCTTAGATCATTATAAGATCGTTTTGGAACACCTATCTGAATTACATGCAGCTAGTATCGCTTGggaagaaaaggaaaatgtacAGATTTACGAAAGTTACAAACATGTGCTCATTGAGTTACATTTGGATGCAAATAACTCGTGGTACATAACTGGACTTAAG GCAATCGTTTTTTTAGCGGCACGTAATCCGCATTTTCAGACAATGAAAGCTCAGCTCTTTATTCAAGAAAAACTCTACAATCTTCTAACCAAAGCTGAAGAACTGGTCGCTCCCTCGAAGACTATAAGAAATGTACTCTGCCATCGGGACACTTGGGATCGTAATATTCTGTACCATTTCAACAACAAATCTTCAGAATTACCCAATGCCTGCTgcattgtcgattttcaactCACCCAGTACTGTTCTCCCACCTTAGATGTTTTATTCCTACTCTATATTGTAGCCCCCGCTGAAGTCAGAAGGGTGATTTATGATGAGTGTCTCGAGCACTATTATAAGAATTTACAGCATCACCTGGGTCGTCTGGGCTTGGACAAGAATCTCATAACAGAAAATAACTTTAGAAAAGAGTGCCAAAGAACGCGATTGGCTGCCCTTGTTATTTGGGCTCTCACCGAGCCTCAGACCAAAATGTCACCCTGTATTTCAAATAGATTACGATCCGAAGAACCGGAGAAGTTTGACTATTACCTCAACTGCGATCGGAGTGAATTATTACTCAGGGTAATCGAGATTCAACCTGGTTACGAGGAGACCATTATGACGCCTATCAGGGAACTGGTGGATTACCTCATGGAGAATGAGAATTTATATACTTAG
- the LOC6733033 gene encoding uncharacterized protein LOC6733033: MATALELSPTEIRGLCQRYFYQDASNSDTGFDIINYTLKPTSDAPAGYLGSHLYLHVFLKLHNSEEVRQLTFFSKSAPVGNESRMEYLEDFGVFQKEIAVYQNVLPDLHKACAEVAPKCYYADKNLLIFENLADQGYRMGAGRDGLLTYEQLHCCLKTLAAMHAGSIIQEQRTGQKIAQSHPKSVVENAYPSDVSPEHLRMVNFQNACLVLKEFIKLIPKYQSKLDYVLENFTEKMSFIFEAVKTSDVYQNTLLHGDLWANNIMFQYGRYGEVPLQCRLVDFQLARYAPPVLDVLTVLTIPTSKEFRDAHLSELLAEYYRFMTEFLKRADLDIARFIPEQSFYESVQKFRSVGLIESCLFCHLVILPPQCTQKLTSSVDGFNDFFSNKRIEICLEAFNTDELYRSRLVDMIQDFVDQFVINV, translated from the coding sequence ATGGCGACTGCTTTGGAACTGAGTCCGACCGAGATTCGCGGCCTGTGCCAGCGGTACTTTTATCAAGATGCTTCCAATTCGGATACGGGATTCGATATAATCAACTATACTCTAAAGCCCACCTCGGATGCTCCAGCCGGATACTTGGGCAGCCACCTTTACCTGCACGTCTTCCTGAAGCTTCACAATTCCGAGGAGGTCCGGCAGCTCACATTCTTCTCGAAGTCGGCGCCCGTTGGTAATGAGTCGCGAATGGAATACCTAGAGGATTTTGGAGTGTTCCAAAAGGAAATCGCAGTCTACCAGAACGTTCTACCCGATCTTCACAAGGCCTGTGCAGAAGTGGCGCCGAAGTGCTATTACGCGGACAAGAATCTGCTGATCTTTGAGAACCTCGCAGATCAGGGCTATCGAATGGGTGCTGGGCGGGATGGTCTGCTGACCTATGAGCAGCTCCATTGCTGTCTAAAAACCTTGGCCGCCATGCATGCGGGTTCCATAATCCAGGAACAGAGAACGGGACAAAAAATAGCACAGTCTCATCCCAAATCGGTGGTGGAGAATGCCTATCCCAGTGATGTTTCGCCGGAACATCTGAGGATGGTTAACTTTCAAAATGCTTGTCTGGTGCTCAAGGAGTTCATCAAACTGATACCCAAATATCAGTCCAAGTTGGATTACGTATTGGAAAACTTTACAGAAAAGATGTCCTTTATTTTTGAGGCTGTCAAGACCTCGGATGTGTACCAGAATACCTTACTCCATGGCGATTTGTGGGCCAATAATATAATGTTTCAGTATGGCAGATATGGGGAGGTTCCACTGCAGTGCCGCCTTGTGGACTTCCAGTTGGCCAGATATGCCCCACCTGTCCTCGATGTCCTGACCGTTCTCACCATTCCCACTTCAAAAGAGTTCAGGGACGCCCATCTCAGTGAGCTTCTGGCGGAATACTACCGATTCATGACCGAGTTCCTCAAGCGTGCTGACTTGGATATAGCGCGTTTTATTCCAGAACAGAGTTTCTATGAATCCGTGCAGAAGTTTCGAAGTGTTGGCCTGATCGAAAGCTGTTTGTTCTGTCACCTGGTTATTCTACCACCTCAGTGCACCCAGAAACTGACCAGTTCAGTGGATGGCTTTAACGACTTTTTCAGTAATAAACGCATTGAGATTTGCCTGGAGGCCTTCAACACGGATGAGTTGTACAGAAGTCGGCTGGTCGACATGATTCAAGACTTTGTAGATCAATTTGTTATAAATGTTTAG
- the LOC6733031 gene encoding uncharacterized protein LOC6733031 isoform X2, producing MVLENIKLKGFTAAGSAELNEKFMKPLIKSVAAFHSASLVYEHQTKTNIGHTYGDNLLEITVDSEIAWFTTGLSAVLAVVRSLDKYQGNREQSFIDDKLMGIMGRIYEQAAPSKKYRNVLCHRDLWAGNIFFPPENSGPALLIDFQTCRYAPPASDLNFCLYMNLSSSKRTQMEKRGIDLYHTYMLQNLLELGLEELAISKSELLESYEEFRLFGVVYRAVAATVVKVPTDFVTNDFKYVDRSKVILSYMKTSPEFAAYMEECCVDVMEMALARANM from the coding sequence ATGGTACTCGAGAACATTAAGCTAAAGGGTTTCACAGCAGCTGGATCCGCAGAACTTAATGAAAAGTTCATGAAACCATTAATTAAATCAGTTGCCGCATTTCATTCTGCCAGCTTGGTCTACGAGCATCAGACAAAAACCAATATAGGTCACACCTACGGTGATAACTTGTTAGAGATCACCGTAGACTCTGAAATTGCCTGGTTCACTACAGGACTCTCGGCTGTTCTAGCTGTAGTTCGAAGTCTTGACAAGTATCAGGGAAATAGGGAGCAATCTTTCATCGATGACAAACTTATGGGCATAATGGGGAGAATCTACGAGCAAGCGGCACCTTCGAAAAAATACAGGAATGTCCTGTGCCATCGAGATCTTTGGGCTGGTAACATTTTCTTTCCCCCGGAAAATTCTGGGCCGGCTTTACTGATTGATTTTCAGACTTGCCGTTACGCTCCCCCAGCATCCGACCTCAATTTTTGCCTTTACATGAATTTAAGCTCAAGCAAACGCACGCAAATGGAGAAGAGAGGCATTGACTTGTACCACACATATATGCTGCAGAACCTCTTGGAATTGGGCCTTGAGGAACTGGCGATCTCCAAGTCAGAGCTGCTGGAATCCTATGAAGAGTTTCGGTTATTCGGAGTGGTCTACAGAGCGGTAGCTGCTACGGTCGTAAAGGTCCCCACCGACTTCGTAACCAACGATTTTAAGTATGTGGACCGCAGTAAGGTTATCCTCTCTTACATGAAAACAAGCCCAGAATTCGCTGCCTATATGGAGGAGTGCTGTGTGGATGTCATGGAAATGGCCTTGGCCAGGGCGAACATGTGA
- the LOC6733032 gene encoding sodium channel protein Nach, with protein MRFSRIIEEYLKNSTLHGARFIVDKDASWIERIFWVICLVASWYASWLLIKASLSAFENNAISFVVESSFRDWNTNFPAIIVCESKNMDRIQEVAEQLWGADHDFTLEEVLSEIAFFRGESYHTVHECSGEEVTASCFYSNFSYYAELVRSSCVDSISNCEWNNKPFECCKYFHRMETELGICYAINSMQAGKPKMPKLNMYSNRDSGPGALKMELHTEATVFILGTEEVPTLVTPKTDFLVVGPYISFVRYISKRDIENDEEIRQTSVHQRNCRFADENILDVHKFYSYSACTVQCRKDRQMELCNCSSHLSPNSPDWQLCNMEGLECLNRNYEDLSVIIAKWSKLRGRKGLVCDCLPSCTEVDITTVYDSKENMAGSQNAISRIEVGLIELPTERYKRNLVRGKLDLVVSIGGTTGLFVGASLLSFVEIFYYITIRPYTTYINEKRRLKRLIIPKRFQ; from the exons ATGAGATTTAGCCGAATTATAGAGGAGTATCTTAAGAACTCCACTTTGCATGGAGCCCGGTTTATAGTAGACAAGGATGCCAGTTGGATAGAGAGGATCTTTTGGGTCATTTGTCTCGTTGCTTCTTGGTACGCCTCTTGGTTGCTTATTAAAGCCTCGTTGA GTGCCTTCGAGAACAATGCCATCAGTTTCGTTGTGGAGAGTTCGTTTCGCGATTGGAATACAAATTTTCCTGCCATAATAGTCTGCGAATCGAAGAATATGGATCGCATTCAAGAGGTGGCTGAGCA aCTGTGGGGCGCTGATCACGACTTTACTTTGGAGGAGGTTCTAAGCGAGATTGCCTTCTTCCGCGGTGAATCCTACCACACAGTCCACGAATGCAGTGGCGAGGAGGTGACTGCCTCATGTTTCTACTCCAATTTCTCATATTACGCCGAATTAGTTAGGAGCAGTTGTGTGGACTCAATCAGCAATTGCGAGTGGAATAATAAACCATTTGAGTGCTGCAAGTACTTTCATCGCATGGAAACTGAGCTGGGAATTTGCTATGCCATTAATTCAATGCAAGCTGG GAAACCCAAAATGCCCAAGCTAAATATGTATTCGAATCGTGATAGTGGACCGGGCGCCTTAAAAATGGAATTGCACACTGAGGCCACG GTCTTTATACTCGGCACCGAAGAAGTTCCCACCCTGGTCACCCCTAAAACGGATTTCCTAGTTGTCGGACCATATATCTCCTTTGT gcGTTACATCTCTAAGCGCGACATTGAGAACGATGAAGAGATCCGCCAGACCAGCGTGCATCAGAGGAATTGCCGTTTCGCCGACGAGAACATCCTGGATGTGCACAAGTTCTATAGTTACAGTGCCTGCACGGTCCAGTGTCGGAAGGATCGGCAGATGGAGTTGTGCAACTGCTCCAGTCACCTGTCCCCGAACTCGCCCGATTGGCAGCTGTGCAACATGGAGGGTCTGGAGTGCCTCAATCGCAACTACGAGGACCTCTCGGTGATAATCGCAAAATGGTCGAAGCTCCGCGGTCGAAAGGGTCTGGTCTGTGATTGCCTGCCCTCTTGTACGGAAGTGGATATCACTACGGTGTACGACAGCAAAGAAAATATGGCTGGCAGTCAGAACGCCATCTCCAGGATCGAAGTGGGCCTCATAGAATTGCCCACGGAACGGTATAAAAGAAATTTAGTGCGTGGCAAGCTGGATTTAGTAG TGTCCATTGGCGGCACTACTGGCTTGTTTGTGGGCGCCAGTCTTCTCAGCTTTGTGGAGATATTCTACTACATCACTATTCGTCCCTATACCACGTATATTAACGAGAAACGTCGACTAAAGCGATTGATTATACCCAAGAGATTTCAATGA
- the LOC6733030 gene encoding uncharacterized protein LOC6733030, translating to MSTEPYSPVFTRENRTELFTSEECNKILANLLADKNEQGVLLNFDIVPATEHTGFLGEYFHLYLQYQLEDQKDVQTSRLFVKSVIFHNANMEFYMEKMGLIKKEIKLYELLNELKKFSKHVWSAKCYFTRKDLFVMQNVEDMGYVALPPGTRFLNENQMGPILKSLATLHASSIAYEKQRGKTIGVEFKKWLKEVSVDPEVEWYTTGLRAVLAVAATHPDVLDSPEAQEYITQELPRCLDKVYCMVNPSPVHRNVFVHRDAWNANVFYHKEKPHEERSILVDFQLCRYSPPAMDFHLVTYLNLEPSSRKKMMGSLIKTYYDALAEEFREMGVDPNQEQLSKQEFEQSLRDFSLFGATYNCIAATVLRLPDNYLKNLKDEHPEDFHRFCNVDRNADVLRLMKDHPEFADYMYECVGDLLALTYHKLN from the exons ATGAGTACGGAACCATATAGCCCCGTGTTCACGCGAGAAAACCGCACAGAATTGTTTACTTCAGAAGAGTGTAACAAGATTTTAGCAAATTTATTGGCCGATAAGAACGAGCAGGGTGTCCTACTCAATTTCGATATAGTGCCCGCCACGGAACACACTGGTTTCTTGGGTGAATACTTTCACTTGTACCTCCAGTACCAGTTGGAGGATCAGAAAGATGTACAAACCTCTCGACTGTTTGTCAAGTCGGTGATATTCCACAATGCGAATATGGAATTctatatggaaaaaatgggTCTCATAAAAAAGGAGATAAAGCTCTACGAATTGCTAAACGAGCTGAAGAAATTTT CTAAACATGTGTGGAGTGCCAAGTGCTATTTCACCCGGAAGGATCTGTTCGTAATGCAAAATGTAGAGGACATGGGATATGTGGCACTGCCCCCGGGAACTCGATTCCTAAATGAGAATCAGATGGGACCCATTCTGAAGTCCTTGGCTACCTTGCACGCCAGTAGTATTGCCTACGAAAAGCAGCGGGGAAAAACCATTGGCGTTGAGTTCAAAAAGTGGCTAAAGGAAGTGTCTGTTGATCCGGAAGTTGAATGGTATACCACGGGCCTAAGA GCTGTCTTAGCAGTGGCTGCCACCCATCCTGATGTCCTGGACAGTCCCGAGGCGCAGGAGTATATAACTCAGGAGCTGCCTAGATGTCTGGACAAGGTTTACTGCATGGTGAATCCATCGCCAGTTCATAGGAATGTCTTTGTTCATCGTGATGCATGGAATGCGAATGTGTTCTACCACAAGGAGAAGCCCCACGAAGAGAGATCCATCCTGGTGGACTTCCAACTGTGTCGATATAGCCCACCTGCCATGGATTTTCACTTGGTTACTTATCTTAATCTGGAACCCTCTAGTCGAAAGAAGATGATGGGCAGTCTAATCAAGACGTACTACGACGCATTGGCTGAGGAATTCCGAGAAATGGGTGTCGATCCTAATCAAGAGCAATTGAGTAAACAGGAGTTTGAGCAGTCTCTCCGCGACTTTTCTTTATTTGGAGCCACTTACAATTGCATAGCCGCTACCGTACTCCGCCTGCCCGATAATTATCTGAAAAACCTAAAGGATGAACACCCGGAGGACTTCCATCGCTTTTGCAATGTGGATCGGAATGCAGATGTTCTCCGTTTGATGAAAGATCATCCGGAGTTTGCGGATTATATGTACGAGTGTGTGGGTGACTTACTGGCACTGACATATCATAAACTAAACTGA
- the LOC6733031 gene encoding uncharacterized protein LOC6733031 isoform X1: protein MLSYGECQKILENAQGSAVRVKLLDYRLVRDLSAIGYLGDYYALTLRYCHEEEEIIREIEFFVKAMPQQSAELAKESIFQKESWLYDTLIKKLQALSNVKWSPDCVYSRKDLMVLENIKLKGFTAAGSAELNEKFMKPLIKSVAAFHSASLVYEHQTKTNIGHTYGDNLLEITVDSEIAWFTTGLSAVLAVVRSLDKYQGNREQSFIDDKLMGIMGRIYEQAAPSKKYRNVLCHRDLWAGNIFFPPENSGPALLIDFQTCRYAPPASDLNFCLYMNLSSSKRTQMEKRGIDLYHTYMLQNLLELGLEELAISKSELLESYEEFRLFGVVYRAVAATVVKVPTDFVTNDFKYVDRSKVILSYMKTSPEFAAYMEECCVDVMEMALARANM, encoded by the exons ATGCTTTCGTACGGAGAGTGTcaaaaaatattggaaaatgCACAAGGAAGTGCCGTTAGAGTCAAGCTGTTGGACTACCGCTTGGTCAGGGATCTCAGTGCGATCGGTTACCTGGGGGATTACTACGCACTGACGCTAAGATATTGCCAT GAGGAAGAAGAAATCATTAGGGAAATTGAATTCTTTGTAAAGGCTATGCCCCAGCAAAGTGCGGAATTGGCCAAAGAAAGTATTTTCCAAAAGGAGTCCTGGCTCTACGACACTCTCATAAAAAAACTGCAAGCTCTTT CCAACGTAAAGTGGAGTCCAGATTGCGTTTACAGCCGAAAAGACCTAATGGTACTCGAGAACATTAAGCTAAAGGGTTTCACAGCAGCTGGATCCGCAGAACTTAATGAAAAGTTCATGAAACCATTAATTAAATCAGTTGCCGCATTTCATTCTGCCAGCTTGGTCTACGAGCATCAGACAAAAACCAATATAGGTCACACCTACGGTGATAACTTGTTAGAGATCACCGTAGACTCTGAAATTGCCTGGTTCACTACAGGACTCTCGGCTGTTCTAGCTGTAGTTCGAAGTCTTGACAAGTATCAGGGAAATAGGGAGCAATCTTTCATCGATGACAAACTTATGGGCATAATGGGGAGAATCTACGAGCAAGCGGCACCTTCGAAAAAATACAGGAATGTCCTGTGCCATCGAGATCTTTGGGCTGGTAACATTTTCTTTCCCCCGGAAAATTCTGGGCCGGCTTTACTGATTGATTTTCAGACTTGCCGTTACGCTCCCCCAGCATCCGACCTCAATTTTTGCCTTTACATGAATTTAAGCTCAAGCAAACGCACGCAAATGGAGAAGAGAGGCATTGACTTGTACCACACATATATGCTGCAGAACCTCTTGGAATTGGGCCTTGAGGAACTGGCGATCTCCAAGTCAGAGCTGCTGGAATCCTATGAAGAGTTTCGGTTATTCGGAGTGGTCTACAGAGCGGTAGCTGCTACGGTCGTAAAGGTCCCCACCGACTTCGTAACCAACGATTTTAAGTATGTGGACCGCAGTAAGGTTATCCTCTCTTACATGAAAACAAGCCCAGAATTCGCTGCCTATATGGAGGAGTGCTGTGTGGATGTCATGGAAATGGCCTTGGCCAGGGCGAACATGTGA
- the LOC6733034 gene encoding uncharacterized protein LOC6733034 isoform X2 — protein sequence MCLLPGRFIWSAFIVTMVGLSATIEARPQRNLQHIAVVENAAWEKTLPQQFQNPFYNTPRVRDALARSSWFGPGEEVVYDRQAEKIPRMEIYNVLSHAGLIPRRRFL from the exons AT GTGCCTTCTGCCCGGTCGCTTCATCTGGTCAGCTTTCATTGTGACGATGGTGGGTCTATCCGCAACGATCGAAGCCAGACCCCAGAGGAATCTGCAGCACATTGCCGTGGTGGAGAATGCCGCCTGGGAAAAGACACTTCCGCAGCAGTTCCAGAACCCTTTCTACAATACCCCAAGGGTGAGGGATGCCCTGGCCAGATCCAGTTGGTTTGGACCCGGCGAGGAGGTG GTTTATGACCGCCAGGCTGAAAAAATTCCTCGCATGGAAATCTACAATGTGCTGTCTCATGCTGGTTTGATACCACGCCGGcgttttctttaa